The Takifugu flavidus isolate HTHZ2018 chromosome 16, ASM371156v2, whole genome shotgun sequence genome contains the following window.
GACACACTATGTAACATTTTATAACAATTAAATGCAAATTGATTATTGAAAAGAAATACACTGGCGAGCTCAGTTATAAAAGTGCATGACCTTTCTAGGTTTCATGGATAAGAAAAGTTAATTTAGTTAAGTTATTGGAGTGGAGTGactgaaaaacaagaacaacatgTAAGAGAAATGTTGATTTAACTAAAGTGCAGTTAAACAGACACTGCATAGTAAAAGTTACAGCTCATAACAGATACTGTACCTTGATATGTGTCCAGTATTACATCTATAACTGTGCTCAACACGCCCTGGACATACTCGGCTATTCCGCTCACAAAGTCGTTAGTAACACTGAAGATGTTTCTGCCAATGACCACGGGGTCAATAAAGCTAACACCAGGGGCTCCTGAGGAAAACACAGTTTCTGTTATGTAACTTAGACAGTTAAATTAATGGTTATGGTTTTATTGAATCAGTAACATTACTGAAGTATTGAAATATTAAGCGGTACCTTTTGTCATATCCACTATTGTGTCTGACATGGTGCAGAAGAGTCCCTGCAAGTAGTCTTTCATTCCAATCACAGTGTCGTAGATGAGCGTGAAAGCATTTCTACCCAACCCCACAGGATCAATGAAGCTAACGTCAACAGATCCTGCAATGGAGACAAAACAAAGGTCCTAAAAGTCCCCAATACCAAGCATTACTGTGTCAGATGGCTGTGGTTTAGGTTTAAATACCCTTCACTCCATCCATAACCGCATTTATAACAGTGCAGATCGCATCCTGGACGTAGGCCACCACCCCACCCACAAGCTCATTGGTAACGGTGAAGACCTGTCTGCCGATGACCACTGGGTCAATGTAACTGAGATCAATGGGTCCTGAGAAAAAAGGACGCACATCTTTAATTcctgaaattaaaatgtaaattaaaatgTACAGCACATGAAAACAAGGACTTACCTTTATTTACAGCTCCTATAGTATCCACTATTGCATCCACAATCCCACACAACAAGTCTTTAAAGGAACCCATAGTTTCGCACACGAAAGCGTTGGTGGAATGGAAAATGCCTCTACCGATGACCACAGGGTCGACATAGCTGAGGTAGAAGGTTCCTGTGAGGATAAAAGGTGGTTATGTCAGATTAATACTAAACTGTAAACTAAACTCttctgttttaaactgttttctCCATGTTGGGTCTGCGTTGGTACCTTCTTCATCAGAAAAGTGTCGAACAAATGCATCTTTTGCCTCTGCTATTTCCTCCACAGCGTAAGTCGCTACAGACATGGGGTCACTTAAATCTGGTGCGCACTCTGGGGGCCCACAAACAGCAATCAAGCTTCATATTTACATGATCTTTACTAAAAGGAGTTGTATGAAAGCTTGCCATTACCCTGAAATTTGCCAAGCAAACTGGACACTTCATCCACCGCGTCGTTGACGGCCTGAGCGGGATCTGTGATGATTTGCTGAATGTCTGCAGATGAGATCAATGGAATAAGATGCCTGCCTGAAAGTGAAAATGCTGAGAAGATGCAACATCGGAGCCCCACCAGGGACGGCCTTGTACTCCACAAAGTTGAACATGACCACACCCACCACGACCCAGGACAGAAGAGCAGCGATAGCgatcagcagctctgctgacatTTTCAGTTTTGTGAGGAGCCCCCAGCCTTTTGACCCGAGAGAGTTCGTctgtggtgctggaggaggaagaggaggaagagcgacaaCATTCTAACAAGTCCCCAGTTTATAACTTTTGATTTCACAGCTGGTAAAAAGTGTACCTAAATAAGTCATTTTTGCAATGCTCATATAAAGTAATCACTATATTTAAAGCAAATGCACATCAGCAGTATAAAGAAACCCATCAACATTGTTTGTTCTTCTATTGCATTAACATTAGCATTATCATTAGCAGCTAAAGTTCCAGCGGATACTATCCAGACGCATTTATCAGTAAGAAAACGGAATGCAAAAATTTAGTCGTCCCCAAGCTCCACTTTTTAAGTTTTTATTGGGAGTGAGTGTTGGAGTATAGTGgctcctgcaggaacagaaCTGACAAGTACAATGTAAAAAGTACATATTTTCTTTATgtatttatatgtatttattttaaaaaaaacataaaaatacaaGGCATCACTCTTTTAGTTTCATCTTGTCTTTATAATCCAGCAGATTTGGGGCAGTTTAGACAGGTTTTAGAGGGAGCCCTGGGTGTCCCTAATGTGTCAGAAGATAATGAGTCAATTGCATTATCTATGCTCAAAAGGTGATGGTGCATTTTTCCTGTGCTTAAAGTCTAATTGTTCGGAAAACCTTCCTGCGACTCTTCTCATCAGTTAAGCTCTTTTGAGACACCGGCCTGCATTTTAAAAGTCAAAGAGACGAAGAGTTTGGACTAACAAGGTCAGTCCCAGTCACAGGAGAGCTTCACTAATACTGCGGCTATATGATCTCTTGTATTTATAGCGACAAGCACATAGCACATTTTCCTAAGAGGACAAAATAACCCCTTctgaatgtttgtgtttattcattACACATTTAAAGAGTGGCAGAACCAGTAAGAGTTGTTCGCTTTGCAGGTGTGTCTATCCTACCTTCAGCCATGGTGACACAGTTTCAACACTTTCAGTAAAAGTTGATCTTCATGTAAAtgtgaatgaaaaacaaagtcaCTTCTTCCGTATCAACATCCTTTTCGTCCGGCGGGGATTTATTCCATATTCCACTTTATGGTAACCCACAAGTATCTTCTTCTCCAAGGATGGAAAAAAGTGGAGGAATTGTTGAAAAAGTTGAGCAAGTTCTCTGGTGAGTGGAGAAATATGGGGCCCTTCAGTATGGCagcgtgggggaggggaggggggctgtaGGGTTGGTGGGAGATGCAAAAGCAACgcaggagaaggaaaagagccGAGCGAAGCGCAGGGCCGGGGGAGAAGAGACAGAATGTCGGATATGGTGTTTTTGGTGCCTCACATGGGTATAGGTCAGAGAACAGCGCAGCAGGGCCCCGAGGTAACCTAACCCTCCAGCAGGCCTGAGTTATTATTAGCTGCTCTCGCAGACCAGACACTCCGACTGGCCTTTTTTGGCTGTGGAGGGGGTGTGGGGAGCATCAGGCGGCTGGACTGGGCTCCCTAACTGGTATTCTGTCCACTAAACTGGAACAATGGAGGTGGTGGACAGCAGATGAGGATACAAGCAAACTTGCTAACAAGCATCGCAGCAAGAAGGCACCATCGTCACGACTGCTCCGACAACCCGCAATATTTAAGACTACCTGCAAATCAAGACTAAATGCTGTTGTCAGCAGGTGGTTATCACAAATAGgaaccttttatttttgtttactTAACTTTTCTATGTTGCAACAAGATTCACAACTTTCCATGAAACTAAAAGGCTCGCTGTGGCAAAAGAGACTTTAAATGAAGTACATAATTCTCACActtcaaacaaaatggcagCAGAAGACACATCTAGACTCAGTCAGAATCCCAAAGCGGttccaaaacagaaaaaaatctttattttaatctGAGGTCAAATATCAGTTAATCCTTAAAGTCTAGGCATGCAAACCCAAGTCTCTACAAGACCCAGACAAAACTTAGACACATTTCATAGAACAACCTATAGGAGCAAAGGGAGAGAATCCCTGAGGGACGGGGCGGAGCAGGATGAGGATTAAGCAGGATGAGGTAatgcaggagggagagaatggCTTCAGGGAATGATTCCAACAAGCATTTAAGGTGCATCAGCAAAGGTGGGGGCCACAGGTCTCATGGTCACAGTGAGGTCTGTAGACACAGGCGGGGGAGCATACTTCTCCGCCCTGAACAGCCCCAACAATAAATCCTCCATTTCCTGTGGCCACAGATAAACGCGGGTGTTCTGAAGCCAGCTGGGAACGTGTTTCTGCATCAAGATGTttgaaaaatgggaaaaaaataaaaattaatgaTCTGCTAATGCAGCGGAACGCGGAGGGACAAATAACTtaaaaatgaagatcctctctGACCTGGGAGGAGTTCAGGAAGCAGACTGGAATGAATCTGAAATTCAAGCTGCCTTGTTGGATGAACTGGTTCTGCATCTGGAAATGACATTTCAGAATGAAGAGGAAATGTCTGAACGATCACATCTAACTAATTAATAATGCAAGGGCAGGCTGACCATGGTGTAGATATATCTAGTGTGAGGACTCTGGGTGTCCATTCTAGCTCCCTCCACATCCGCCTTATAATTTGGACTGATGGCGATGATGATCAAAGCTGAAGGCTGCTTCAAACAATAATGACAGAATCTGCACTAGCTGAATTCCTCAGTTGAATCGTACTACTAACTTACATCCAGGAGGTAGCCGTCCAGGCGACTGATGGGGCTGTCCCATATGTCCATCTGCAAATTCAAGTCCAGGGTCATAAGTGGACTTGGAAACTCCTTGGAGATTCCTTGGAAACATCTGAATCGTTCATGAAACTTACAGCCGCTCGGAAGCCGTGCTGGGTGAGGAAGTCCATGAAGGGCACGACTTCTATAGCAGAGTCTGAAGAGTAAGTCACAAACACCTTTTCTGGGTAAAAAAAGAGACGTCAATAGTTACAATCCAACAATCTGTGGTCTCCAGCAGTCTTGCAGATGTCCACTAGGAGACACATCCTCGTGTTTTCCATCCATTAAATTAGATGATGAGGCAACATAATGTCCACTCAGGTCAAATGCCCTCCAGCCCTTTACTGGAGTCCAGTTTCACCCCAGTAATGACTGGGCATCACATGTGACACCAAAAGCATGCATTGCTAATCCGTTTCTGACATTCTGAGAGGCTTTTTGGGTTGCTGATTATATTTTTGATAAAGTGACCCACGATTTTTGTCTGGCAGCCTGACGGTTCTTCTGTTCGGTGTTTGGGGGGGCAACGCTGCTCCACCTGAGTGCAGGTTCATCACTCTGACCTGGTTCATGTCTCTGGGGATGATGATTCGAGGCACATTAATGGAAACGCTTCCTTGAGCtaagctgctgctcctgaagtTATCCTGGCAGCAGAACCTATTGATAAACAGAGGTTTTTCTGTGTACCATGCAAAGGAGAGAGAAGCTGCATCTAGAAGACAAGATATCTTTTTTTATGTCTGATAGCCAGTTTTTACAAAGCGTTTGGGTCGGCACAGGGTCTCAGGTGCTGGCGGAGGGCAGGGAGATGACATGGCTGCTGAGGGAGCCTGCATGTATTAAACCTGCACAGCGCATCGCCTGCAGaacaagaataaataaaaactgtcGCCCTAACGTGCAGATTTGACTGTGACAATGTCCCTGAAGCTTCTGCCAAGCTTCACAGGAAAGTagacatttatttctttaccGTAGTTGTGAAGGCAgtgctgaggaggtggacacGGAGCCATCTGCAACCATTCATCATCAGATCTCAGCGGTAAAGGAGGCTCGAGAGCTGGATCGAAATCATATGTCTCCTCGCCTCTgattttataaaagaaaataagaaaaaacaaaagtgtaAGTGTCATTTTCTAAAAGTAACAGTTTCACGGTCCCACAGGGGATTTCCTTACACAGCTGGGTTTCTGGCTGTGGCTCCTGCGGCTGCACATTGGTATGTTTCACATCTCCAGCGAGGGCTCTCCGGTCCAGTCCCAGAAGGATGGAGACCTCCGCGATACACACCCTGATGCTGCACAACGGCAGCCGGTGGCCAAAACTCTTGGCTAGTTTTCTCAACTCTGTGGGAAAAGTCCTGGCCAAAGCTGCCGGAATTCATGCAACCAAAGCCGCCAGGGTGCCGAGCGGGATGGAATATCTGGTTTAGATTTACGCCGGGGCTCAAATGTCGGACAGACTTTCCTGATATGTCTGTGAGGGAACACTCGCTGGGGTCCATCCCAACCTCACACTGAGCCTCCAGCCCTGCACCAAGACAATCAGAATTTACCTCTCAAAAGGAATTATTCAAACACCAGCATCTGTCCAGCATCTA
Protein-coding sequences here:
- the traf3ip2a gene encoding uncharacterized protein traf3ip2a isoform X1 encodes the protein MDPSECSLTDISGKSVRHLSPGVNLNQIFHPARHPGGFGCMNSGSFGQDFSHRVEKTSQEFWPPAAVVQHQGVYRGGLHPSGTGPESPRWRCETYQCAAAGATARNPAVGEETYDFDPALEPPLPLRSDDEWLQMAPCPPPQHCLHNYGDALCRFNTCRLPQQPCHLPALRQHLRPCADPNALFCCQDNFRSSSLAQGSVSINVPRIIIPRDMNQVRVMNLHSGGAALPPQTPNRRTVRLPDKNQKVFVTYSSDSAIEVVPFMDFLTQHGFRAAMDIWDSPISRLDGYLLDQPSALIIIAISPNYKADVEGARMDTQSPHTRYIYTMMQNQFIQQGSLNFRFIPVCFLNSSQKHVPSWLQNTRVYLWPQEMEDLLLGLFRAEKYAPPPVSTDLTVTMRPVAPTFADAP
- the traf3ip2a gene encoding uncharacterized protein traf3ip2a isoform X2, whose translation is MDPSECSLTDISGKSVRHLSPGVNLNQIFHPARHPGGFGCMNSGSFGQDFSHRVEKTSQEFWPPAAVVQHQGVYRGGLHPSGTGPESPRWRCETYQCAAAGATARNPAVGEETYDFDPALEPPLPLRSDDEWLQMAPCPPPQHCLHNYGDALCRFNTCRLPQQPCHLPALRQHLRPCADPNALFCCQDNFRSSSLAQGSVSINVPRIIIPRDMNQVRVMNLHSGGAALPPQTPNRRTVRLPDKNQKVFVTYSSDSAIEVVPFMDFLTQHGFRAAMDIWDSPISRLDGYLLDPSALIIIAISPNYKADVEGARMDTQSPHTRYIYTMMQNQFIQQGSLNFRFIPVCFLNSSQKHVPSWLQNTRVYLWPQEMEDLLLGLFRAEKYAPPPVSTDLTVTMRPVAPTFADAP